One Capsicum annuum cultivar UCD-10X-F1 chromosome 2, UCD10Xv1.1, whole genome shotgun sequence genomic window carries:
- the LOC107861271 gene encoding NAC domain-containing protein 86, with amino-acid sequence MAPVSLPPGFRFHPTDEELVAYYLKRKINNKKIELEIIPEVDLYKCEPWELPGKSLLPSKDLEWYFFSPRDRKYPNGSRTNRATKAGYWKATGKDRKVNSQTRAVGMKKTLVYYRGRAPHGARTDWVMHEYRLDERECEVANGLQDAYALCRVIKRSLNNNGPKIGQQYYGSAAISDRSSSIDQVYSEGRGDLHDIESSHDHEYGIMPSSSSSSMAVHGSPINTNASAPTDDRWMQYLSNEAFTFNNNNTAQPIPNYGTLPFLPSKVDIALECARLQHRFTLPPLEIQDFPQVGYVDHDAKMPQSSFINQDSWCGNSNLCAPIDDFSFLIPPNNNQIHHDLSSFNFMEQDDNVIRSIDIGDFDHEDFKSDRMVENLRWIGMSNRDLEKKFFEDYKTVPIDNVSSVQRDHEFQAENSGQNNSFNSGLNETEANNFSMGFGNDNLLGDGDVTDGFSSCPSFQVYGKIEVNHGFFIATRQASKTFYHQVTPSRTLTIHRNLVPLHDFPKNRAPHDNFVTKVTRPWTTTMRTLVSMVAILQTLWLYVGECLELEEKGFKLEDKKGVYEECCLIERVEKKKVEDFKWDIYKQSKFPIGDKDEGIKYCCYLEKKWPNYLTLVVALSSIWLHHIIVPSF; translated from the exons ATGGCACCTGTTTCATTGCCACCAGGTTTTAGGTTTCATCCCACTGATGAAGAACTTGTGGCTTATTATTTGAAAAGAAAGATCAATAACAAGAAAATTGAACTTGAGATCATTCCTGAAGTTGATCTTTACAAATGTGAGCCATGGGAATTACCAG GAAAGTCTCTATTGCCTAGCAAGGATCTAGAATGGTATTTCTTCAGTCCCCGTGACCGTaaatatccaaatgggtcgaGGACAAATCGGGCAACGAAAGCTGGATACTGGAAGGCGACGGGGAAGGACAGGAAAGTAAATTCACAAACTAGGGCAGTGGGGATGAAGAAAACCTTGGTGTATTACAGAGGAAGAGCACCTCATGGAGCTCGAACTGATTGGGTTATGCATGAATATAGATTAGATGAACGTGAATGTGAAGTTGCCAATGGCTTGCAG GATGCTTATGCACTTTGCCGTGTAATCAAGAGGAGTTTGAATAATAATGGTCCGAAAATAGGGCAGCAATATTATGGTAGCGCGGCGATAAGTGATAGATCCTCTAGCATTGATCAAGTTTATTCTGAGGGAAGAGGTGATCTTCATGATATAGAGAgctctcatgatcatgaatatgGAATTATGCCATCCTCCTCATCCTCATCCATGGCAGTCCATGGATCTCCTATCAACACGAATGCTTCTGCTCCAACTGATGATAGATGgatgcaatatttgtcaaatgAAGCTTTtactttcaacaacaacaacactgcTCAGCCCATTCCAAATTATGGAACTTTGCCATTTCTCCCAtccaag GTTGATATAGCATTAGAGTGTGCAAGGTTGCAGCATAGGTTCACCTTACCTCCACTGGAGATTCAAGACTTCCCTCAAGTTGGCTATGTTGATCATGATGCCAAGATGCCTCAATCAAGTTTTATCAATCAAGATTCATGGTGTGGAAATAGTAATTTATGTGCTCCTATTGATGACTTCTCTTTCCTAATTCCTCCTAATAATAACCAAATCCATCATGACTTGAGCTCATTCAATTTCATGGAGCAAGATGATAATGTAATTAGGTCCATTGATATTGGAGATTTTGATCACGAGGACTTTAAATCTGATAGAATGGTGGAAAATTTGAGATGGATAGGAATGTCAAACAGGGATCTTGAGAAG AaattttttgaggattataaGACTGTTCCAATCGACAATGTTTCATCTGTCCAGAGAGATCATGAGTTTCAAG CTGAAAACAGTGGTCAGAACAACAGCTTCAATAGTGGATTGAATGAAACAGAAGCAAACAATTTCTCAATGGGATTTGGAAATGACAACTTGTTGGGAGATGGAGATGTGACAGATGGTTTTTCAAGTTGCCCAAGCTTTCAAGTATATGGAAAAATTGAAGTGAATCATGGGTTCTTTATAGCTACCAGGCAAGCATCCAAGACATTTTATCATCAAGTGACACCTTCTAGGACACTTACAATCCATAGAAACCTAGTTCCACTCCATGATTTTCCAAAAAATAGAGCTCCTCATGATAATTTTGTCACAAAAGTCACAAGACCATGGACAACAACCATGAGAACTTTGGTGAGTATGGTTGCAATTTTACAAACTTTATGGCTCTATGTTGGTGAATGCTTGGAGTTGGAGGAAAAAGGTTTCAAATTGGAAGACAAGAAGGGTGTCTATGAAGAATGTTGCTTAATAGAGAGGGTGGAGAAGAAGAAAGTTGAAGATTTCAAATGGGATATTTATAAGCAAAGTAAATTCCCAATTGGTGACAAAGATGAAGGGATCAAATATTGTTGCTATTTGGAAAAGAAATGGCCTAATTACCTCACACTTGTAGTAGCTCTTTCCAGCATTTGGTTGCACCATATAATTGTCCCTTCATTTTga